Sequence from the Pedobacter sp. D749 genome:
TGGTTTGCTTGTAGCATCAATCAGGTAGGCATCTACTCCTGCTGCTCCCCAATCGGCAAAGGAGAGGCGTACTCCATTTTCATAGTTGGTTTTGGCATCGCCAGCACCTGCCCAACCCCTTAATGCTGCTTCGGCTTTTAAAAAGGCAATTTCCGATGCGGTGAAGCCTCTCCGTTTTTGGACTGATTTGAAATCCGTACTCACGGTAGAATATGGAACTCTATCATCTTTGGCATTTATAAATGCTCCGCTGCGGATACCTTTATACTTATATGAAGGGTGATCAGTAACCAATGATGCATCGCTCACCTCATTAAAATATTTAGCCACGCGGCCATCTTTTAAACCAACCATAAATGATTCCATTGTTGCACCCATGCGTGTGTCGTTCCAATCAAAACTAATCATAGAAACCGGCATAACATTGCCATTTAAAGGCAAAAGAAAATTTTCGGCATTGGTGCTAATCAATCCAGCTGCATCGGCTAAAGCTTTCTCACCCTGTGTTTTGGCAATTGTAGGACTAACCTTAACCAAACGCATGGCCAATCGGAAGCGTACTGAATTAAGCAATTTTAGCCATGAAGCAATGTCGCCTTTATAACTAGGGTCAAATTTGGTAAAGCCAGTGTAAGTGCTGTTTGCTTTCAAGTTGGTTTCAATCTGATCTAACTGGGTAAACATATTATTATATAAATCAGACTCTTTATCGTATTTAATTGCACCCAAACCTGAAGTTCCATAGTTAGCGTAAATTACCGGGCCATGTATAGCTGTTAATTTAGATATCGCTAATATCCTAACCAGTTTAGCCCAATCGCCAAATAAGGGTAATTTTTTTTCAACAGCAAGCTCAATAACCTGTTTTGACGGAGACATTACGCTACCATATATCCGGTTCCAATAGGCATCAATCCAGCGCAGGTAATAGGTTGTATTATTTACATTCCCAACATAAGGCGTTGGTGTACCCATATAACCCATCCAGTTATCATAGCATAAATCTTCTTCAATTTGATGACCCATCAGGTTAAATAACATTACTGAAAAAGAAGAACCCACTAAATTGAAATCCTGCTCTAATAACTTATCTGTGATCTGATTGGGATTTGTATTGATCTCTTCGAAATTTTTGGTGCAGGAGTTGAATAAAATCAAGGCAAGCACCATTAAACATAATTTTTTCATTACTTTAATATATTAAAAGTTCAACTTAAGATTAAAACCGTAAGAACGTGTAGCAGGAACTGCAAACACGTCATTTGCCTGATTACTATTGTTCGTACTCATTGCTTGCTCAGGATCAAATGGAGCTTTTTTGTAGAAGAAGAACAAGTTACGGCCAATTAACGAAACAGATGCAGATTTAATAGCCGAACCTTTTATTGGTATGTTGTAGGCTAATGATATTTGTGCTAAACGAACATTAGTACGTGAGAACACATAGGGT
This genomic interval carries:
- a CDS encoding SusD/RagB family nutrient-binding outer membrane lipoprotein; translation: MKKLCLMVLALILFNSCTKNFEEINTNPNQITDKLLEQDFNLVGSSFSVMLFNLMGHQIEEDLCYDNWMGYMGTPTPYVGNVNNTTYYLRWIDAYWNRIYGSVMSPSKQVIELAVEKKLPLFGDWAKLVRILAISKLTAIHGPVIYANYGTSGLGAIKYDKESDLYNNMFTQLDQIETNLKANSTYTGFTKFDPSYKGDIASWLKLLNSVRFRLAMRLVKVSPTIAKTQGEKALADAAGLISTNAENFLLPLNGNVMPVSMISFDWNDTRMGATMESFMVGLKDGRVAKYFNEVSDASLVTDHPSYKYKGIRSGAFINAKDDRVPYSTVSTDFKSVQKRRGFTASEIAFLKAEAALRGWAGAGDAKTNYENGVRLSFADWGAAGVDAYLIDATSKPINYIDPKDSRNNFTALSTITVAWNEGDSNELKLEKIITQKYLATFTNTLEAWVDFRRTGYPKIPHVAKNDSNPDWGIITADQWIKRLVFVPAERTGNASAVAEASTFLSSGKDDIASRLWWDTGTTNNF